One part of the Tachysurus vachellii isolate PV-2020 chromosome 6, HZAU_Pvac_v1, whole genome shotgun sequence genome encodes these proteins:
- the ggps1 gene encoding geranylgeranyl pyrophosphate synthase isoform X1, whose translation MFVNMFYLFMEVRTMDNLEENATERILLEPYNYLLQLPGKQIRTKLSQAFNHWLNVPDDKLQVIIEVTEMLHNASLLIDDIEDSSKLRRGFPVAHSIYGVPSVINSANYVYFLGLEKVLTLEHPEAVHVFTRQLLELHRGQGLDIHWRDTYTCPSEAEYCGMVLRKTGGLFGLAVGLMQLFSKWSCDLKPLLDTLGLLFQIRDDYANLCSREYGANKSFCEDLTEGKFSFPTIHAIHTQLHSTQVQNILRQRTEDEDVKRYCVEYLEKVGSFAYTRQKLHELEKEAYRLIAGLGGNPELEGLIEHLSHIYKE comes from the exons ATGTTTGTCAATatgttttacttatttatggAAGTAAGGACAATGGACAATCTGGAGGAAAATGCTACTGAAAGGATTCTACTAGAACCATACAATTACCTGCTACAGCTACCAg gGAAACAAATCCGCACTAAACTTTCTCAAGCATTCAACCACTGGCTCAATGTACCTGATGATAAACTTCAG GTAATCATTGAGGTAACGGAAATGCTGCACAATGCTAGTCTCCTGATTGATGACATTGAGGACAGCTCTAAATTACGCCGCGGTTTCCCTGTAGCTCACAGCATCTACGGCGTTCCATCTGTTATAAACTCTGCAAACTACGTCTATTTCTTGGGTCTAGAGAAGGTGCTGACACTGGAACACCCTGAGGCTGTGCATGTGTTTACTCGACAGCTACTGGAGCTTCATCGTGGCCAAGGCCTGGACATCCACTGGCGTGACACATACACTTGCCCAAGTGAAGCAGAGTACTGTGGCATGGTACTGCGCAAGACTGGTGGATTATTTGGCCTGGCAGTGGGCCTCATGCAGCTCTTCTCAAAATGGAGCTGTGACCTTAAGCCCCTTCTAGACACACTTGGGCTCTTGTTCCAGATACGCGATGACTATGCCAACCTCTGCTCACGTGAGTATGGCGCAAACAAAAGCTTCTGTGAAGACCTGACAGAAGGCAAATTCTCCTTTCCCACCATCCATGCCATCCATACACAGCTCCATAGCACACAGGTCCAGAATATCCTACGTCAACGCACTGAGGATGAAGATGTCAAGCGCTATTGTGTTGAATATTTGGAGAAGGTGGGCTCCTTTGCTTATACCAGGCAGAAGCTACATGAGCTAGAGAAGGAGGCATATAGGCTAATTGCAGGATTAGGGGGGAACCCAGAGCTGGAGGGACTAATAGAACATCTCAGCCACATTTACAAGGAATGA
- the ggps1 gene encoding geranylgeranyl pyrophosphate synthase isoform X2 — protein sequence MDNLEENATERILLEPYNYLLQLPGKQIRTKLSQAFNHWLNVPDDKLQVIIEVTEMLHNASLLIDDIEDSSKLRRGFPVAHSIYGVPSVINSANYVYFLGLEKVLTLEHPEAVHVFTRQLLELHRGQGLDIHWRDTYTCPSEAEYCGMVLRKTGGLFGLAVGLMQLFSKWSCDLKPLLDTLGLLFQIRDDYANLCSREYGANKSFCEDLTEGKFSFPTIHAIHTQLHSTQVQNILRQRTEDEDVKRYCVEYLEKVGSFAYTRQKLHELEKEAYRLIAGLGGNPELEGLIEHLSHIYKE from the exons ATGGACAATCTGGAGGAAAATGCTACTGAAAGGATTCTACTAGAACCATACAATTACCTGCTACAGCTACCAg gGAAACAAATCCGCACTAAACTTTCTCAAGCATTCAACCACTGGCTCAATGTACCTGATGATAAACTTCAG GTAATCATTGAGGTAACGGAAATGCTGCACAATGCTAGTCTCCTGATTGATGACATTGAGGACAGCTCTAAATTACGCCGCGGTTTCCCTGTAGCTCACAGCATCTACGGCGTTCCATCTGTTATAAACTCTGCAAACTACGTCTATTTCTTGGGTCTAGAGAAGGTGCTGACACTGGAACACCCTGAGGCTGTGCATGTGTTTACTCGACAGCTACTGGAGCTTCATCGTGGCCAAGGCCTGGACATCCACTGGCGTGACACATACACTTGCCCAAGTGAAGCAGAGTACTGTGGCATGGTACTGCGCAAGACTGGTGGATTATTTGGCCTGGCAGTGGGCCTCATGCAGCTCTTCTCAAAATGGAGCTGTGACCTTAAGCCCCTTCTAGACACACTTGGGCTCTTGTTCCAGATACGCGATGACTATGCCAACCTCTGCTCACGTGAGTATGGCGCAAACAAAAGCTTCTGTGAAGACCTGACAGAAGGCAAATTCTCCTTTCCCACCATCCATGCCATCCATACACAGCTCCATAGCACACAGGTCCAGAATATCCTACGTCAACGCACTGAGGATGAAGATGTCAAGCGCTATTGTGTTGAATATTTGGAGAAGGTGGGCTCCTTTGCTTATACCAGGCAGAAGCTACATGAGCTAGAGAAGGAGGCATATAGGCTAATTGCAGGATTAGGGGGGAACCCAGAGCTGGAGGGACTAATAGAACATCTCAGCCACATTTACAAGGAATGA